The sequence GACGGCTCGGCGGAGGTGCTCAGCGGCGCGCCGTCCGACGTGGCCGGGCCCGTCCTGCCGCGGATGGTGCCGTCCGGGAGCAGGAACGCGGGGCTGCCACCCGGCACCATGCCCAGCCGGCGGGCCCGCCGCTCCAGCGGGCCCGGGGCGGAGTACGCGTCCACGTCCTGCTGCAGCGCCTGCTGCTCGTCCGTCAGCTCGTCGGTCTTCTTCTCCAGCTTGCTGAGCTCGAACGACCCCTGGTTGAGGGCGGAGTTGAGCAGCAGCAGGGTGATCAGGCCGGAGCCGAGCAGGACGACGATGAGGACCACGAAGGGCGTGCGCGCCGCGGTGGCGGCGGATCCGCCGGAGGGGAACAGCGAGGCAAGACGTTTCTGTCTGCCGCGCGGCCTCCCCTGGCCTTTCATGCGGTGTCCTCGACGTTCTCGCGGATACGCTCCGCGCCGCGCAGCCGGGCGGGGGCGGCGCGGCGGTTCTCGGCGACCTCCTCCTCCGTGGGGAGTTCGGCGCCGCGGGTCAGCAGCTTGAGCCGGGGCTGGTAGCGCTCGGGCACGACCGGCAGCCCGGCGGGCGCCGTATTGGCCGCTCCGGCCGCGAAGACTTGCTTGACCAGCCGGTCCTCCAGCGAGTGGTAGGCGAGCACGGCGATCCGGCCGCCCACGGCGAGCGCCTTCACGGCGGCCGGGACGGCGCGCTCGACACTCGCCAGCTCGCCGTTGACCTCGATGCGCAGCGCCTGGAAGGTGCGCTTGGCGGGGTTGCCGCCGGTGCGCTTGGCGGCCTGCGGCAGCGCGTCCCGGATCAGCTCGACCAGCCGTGCACTGGTGGTGAACGGCTCCTTGGCACGCTCCTTGACGACGGCCTCGACGATCCGCTTGGCCTGCTTCTCCTCCCCGTAGGAGCGCAGGATCCGGACCAGCTCACCGGGCGCATAGGTGTTGAGGACGTCCGCGGCGCTGATGCCGGTCGTCTGGTCCATCCGCATGTCCAGCGGGGCGTCCTGCGCATACGCGAAGCCGCGGTCGGCCTCGTCGAGCTGCATGGAGGACACGCCGAGGTCGAACAGGACGCCCTGGACGCGCGGGGTGCCGAGACGGTCGAGGACCTCGGGGAGCTCGTCGTAGACGGCGTGCACCAGGGTGGCGCGCTCTCCGTAGGGGGCGAGCCGTTCGCCCGCCAGCTTCAGGGCCGAGGTGTCCCGGTCGAGGGCGATGAGCCGGGCCGCCGGGAAGGTGGCGAGCAGCGCCTCGCTGTGCCCTCCGAGGCCGAGCGTGCAGTCGACGACGACCGCGCCGGGCTCGGCGAGGGCGGGGGCGAGCATGTCCAGGCACCGCTGGAGCATGACGGGGACGTGGCGAGTGCTGTTGGTCATGCGAGGGCCCCGCTGCCCTCGGCCCGCCTGCGGGCGCCGGGTGCGCACTGCTTCCTGAATCGCTCGCTACGCTCGCTCATGTGCCTTCCGATGGGCTGGGCGGCAGGTGGGGCCCCGGCCGCTGGCTGGGGGATGCCGCACGTACCGCTTGGTCCCCGCCCGCTCTGAAGGGGAAGTGGCCCTCCGGCGACGGGGAAGTGACGTCGGAAGACCATGGGAGCGGGAGGAGGCCGAGCCGTACGTACGACGCGCGCACGCGAGGAATCCGGTATCCAAGGAGAGCGTCACGCCTCCCACTTCGCGCCACTTTAGTCCACCGGTCGCCCCGGTCAATCAACCGGTTGCGCGCGTCCTGCGACGGCTTTCGCACCGCCTTCGCCGCGGGCTTCTCACCCGGACGGCGGCGACACGGACGGCCCTGTGGATTACCTCACATGGAGTGACGTTGCCCCGTATGCCCGGCCCCTCATGCGGCCGGAACGACAGGCGGCGATTACCGTGAATCCATGCCCATACCTGCATCGCAGCCGCTGCCCTCGTCCGACGGAGTCACCG is a genomic window of Streptomyces sp. Edi2 containing:
- a CDS encoding septum formation initiator family protein, producing the protein MKGQGRPRGRQKRLASLFPSGGSAATAARTPFVVLIVVLLGSGLITLLLLNSALNQGSFELSKLEKKTDELTDEQQALQQDVDAYSAPGPLERRARRLGMVPGGSPAFLLPDGTIRGRTGPATSDGAPLSTSAEPSASSASGHRAPSAQRLPAAPPVPPVPALAGRPVPDSLVRPSGDSGDPAAPAARAVPAALVSSDLRAPFTDTASTAFAPAPASAPSPAPGAPAALPPTTSGR
- the rsmH gene encoding 16S rRNA (cytosine(1402)-N(4))-methyltransferase RsmH; amino-acid sequence: MTNSTRHVPVMLQRCLDMLAPALAEPGAVVVDCTLGLGGHSEALLATFPAARLIALDRDTSALKLAGERLAPYGERATLVHAVYDELPEVLDRLGTPRVQGVLFDLGVSSMQLDEADRGFAYAQDAPLDMRMDQTTGISAADVLNTYAPGELVRILRSYGEEKQAKRIVEAVVKERAKEPFTTSARLVELIRDALPQAAKRTGGNPAKRTFQALRIEVNGELASVERAVPAAVKALAVGGRIAVLAYHSLEDRLVKQVFAAGAANTAPAGLPVVPERYQPRLKLLTRGAELPTEEEVAENRRAAPARLRGAERIRENVEDTA